The Rhodopseudomonas palustris genome window below encodes:
- a CDS encoding shikimate kinase: protein MSETAPTAAAARSQEAEIVAALGQRPVVLIGMMGAGKSTVGRRLALRLGLPFLDADTEIEHAAAMTIPEIFETHGEPHFRDGEARVIARLLDGGPKVLATGGGAFMREETRERIRDKAISMWLEAEADVILRRVKRRADRPLLQTPDPAGTIARLIDERYPVYRGADLTIASRDVPHEKIVDECVAALHDYLCSAPAPTLSETP from the coding sequence ATGTCTGAAACCGCACCGACGGCCGCCGCCGCCAGGTCCCAGGAAGCCGAGATCGTCGCGGCGCTGGGCCAGCGCCCGGTCGTGCTCATCGGCATGATGGGCGCCGGCAAGTCGACCGTCGGCCGCCGGCTGGCGCTGCGGCTCGGGCTGCCGTTTCTCGACGCCGACACCGAGATCGAGCACGCCGCCGCGATGACGATTCCGGAGATCTTCGAAACCCATGGCGAGCCGCATTTCCGCGACGGCGAGGCCCGGGTGATCGCGCGGCTGCTCGACGGCGGGCCCAAGGTGCTGGCGACCGGCGGCGGCGCGTTCATGCGCGAGGAGACCCGCGAGCGGATCCGCGACAAGGCGATCTCGATGTGGCTCGAAGCCGAGGCCGACGTCATCCTGCGCCGGGTCAAGCGCCGCGCCGACCGGCCGCTGCTGCAGACGCCCGATCCGGCCGGAACCATCGCCCGGCTGATCGACGAGCGCTATCCGGTGTATCGTGGCGCCGATCTGACGATCGCGTCGCGCGATGTGCCGCACGAGAAAATCGTCGACGAATGCGTTGCCGCGCTGCACGACTATCTCTGCAGCGCCCCCGCCCCAACCCTGAGCGAGACACCATGA
- the secA gene encoding preprotein translocase subunit SecA, translating to MIGAFARKLFGSSNDRRIKAYQARVTAINALEPEVAALSDEALRARTVDFRAQLEAGKTLDDLLVPAFATVREAAKRTLGQRHFDVQLIGGMVLHEGDIAEMKTGEGKTLVATLACYLNALAGKGVHVVTVNDYLASRDAGWMGQIYTFLGMSTGVIVHGLDDSERQRAYACDITYGTNNEYGFDYLRDNMKYRLEDMVQRGHFFAIVDEVDSILIDEARTPLIISGPLDDRSEFYNTIDTFIPSLDKSDYDIDEKQRSVALTEAGMEKIEKLLGDAGQLKGESLYDIENVSVVHHINQALRAHTLFQRDKDYIVRNDEVVIIDEFTGRMMQGRRYSEGLHQALEAKEHVTVQPENQTLASITFQNYFRMYGKLAGMTGTAATEADEFYDIYKLEVVEIPTNLPISRLDEDDEVYRTQAEKYAAILAEVERANKRLQPVLVGTASIEKSELLADFLLKNGYKQIDFGDPKALEKLYAAARAGKPAKLFAVLNARFHEQEAYIVAEAGVPGAITIATNMAGRGTDIKLGGSLEMRVPQETAGITDEAEKAAKIEQIKADIERFREIVLNAEDEIEIEPAKGNKPARTVKRPGGLYIIGSERHESRRIDNQLRGRSGRQGDPGRSKFFLSLDDDLMRIFGSGKLDTMLTRLGLKEGEAIIHPWINKALEKAQQKVEARNFDIRKNLLKFDDVQNDQRKVIFDQRIDLMKEESVVETVTDMRHTFIEDLVSKHVPEHAYAEQWDVAGLKEELNRVVGLDIPVDEWAKEEGIADEELLTRLEKVFDEHMAAKVAQWGPDVMRYAEKSILLQTLDHLWREHLVMLDHLRQVIGLRGYGQRDPLQEYKSEAFNLFQEMSAHLREAVTAQLMRVEIIPPEQPQELPPMEVHKMDPNTGEDEMAFANVSLAPADTADKTARDPNRPETWGKVGRNEDCPCGSGKKYKHCHGRYA from the coding sequence ATGATCGGCGCGTTCGCCCGCAAACTCTTCGGCTCTTCGAACGATCGCAGGATCAAGGCCTATCAGGCTCGGGTCACCGCCATCAACGCGCTGGAGCCGGAGGTCGCGGCGCTGTCGGACGAGGCGCTGCGCGCCCGCACCGTCGACTTCCGCGCCCAACTCGAAGCCGGCAAGACGCTGGACGACCTGCTGGTCCCGGCCTTCGCCACCGTCCGGGAGGCCGCCAAGCGCACCCTCGGCCAGCGCCATTTCGACGTGCAATTGATCGGCGGCATGGTGCTGCACGAAGGCGACATCGCCGAGATGAAGACCGGCGAAGGCAAGACGCTGGTCGCCACCCTGGCGTGTTATCTCAACGCGCTGGCCGGCAAGGGCGTCCACGTCGTCACCGTCAACGACTACCTCGCCAGCCGCGACGCCGGCTGGATGGGTCAGATCTACACTTTCCTCGGCATGTCGACCGGCGTGATCGTGCACGGCCTCGACGACAGCGAGCGCCAGCGGGCCTATGCCTGCGACATCACCTACGGCACCAACAACGAATACGGCTTCGATTATCTGCGCGACAACATGAAGTATCGGCTCGAGGACATGGTCCAGCGCGGCCATTTCTTCGCCATCGTCGACGAAGTCGACTCGATCCTGATCGACGAAGCCCGCACCCCGTTGATCATCTCCGGCCCGCTCGACGACCGCTCCGAATTCTACAACACCATCGACACCTTCATTCCGAGCCTCGACAAGTCGGACTACGACATCGACGAGAAGCAGCGCTCGGTGGCGCTGACCGAAGCCGGCATGGAGAAGATCGAAAAGCTGCTCGGCGACGCCGGCCAGCTCAAGGGCGAGTCGCTGTACGACATCGAGAACGTCTCGGTGGTGCACCACATCAACCAGGCGCTGCGCGCGCACACCCTGTTCCAGCGCGACAAGGACTACATCGTCCGCAACGACGAGGTGGTGATCATCGACGAATTCACCGGCCGCATGATGCAGGGCCGGCGCTATTCGGAAGGCCTGCACCAGGCGCTGGAAGCCAAGGAGCACGTCACGGTCCAGCCGGAAAACCAGACGCTGGCCTCGATCACGTTCCAGAACTACTTCCGGATGTACGGCAAGCTCGCCGGCATGACCGGCACGGCTGCGACCGAAGCCGACGAATTCTACGACATCTACAAGCTCGAAGTGGTCGAGATCCCGACCAACCTGCCGATCTCGCGTCTCGACGAGGACGACGAGGTGTATCGCACGCAGGCGGAGAAATACGCCGCGATCCTCGCCGAGGTCGAGCGCGCCAACAAGCGGCTGCAGCCCGTCCTGGTGGGCACCGCGTCGATCGAGAAGTCCGAGCTGCTCGCCGATTTCCTGCTGAAGAACGGCTACAAGCAGATCGATTTCGGCGATCCGAAGGCGCTGGAGAAGCTCTATGCGGCGGCCCGCGCCGGCAAGCCCGCCAAGCTGTTCGCGGTGCTGAACGCGCGCTTCCACGAGCAGGAAGCCTACATCGTCGCCGAGGCCGGCGTGCCGGGCGCGATTACCATCGCCACCAACATGGCCGGCCGCGGCACCGACATCAAACTCGGCGGCTCGCTGGAAATGCGGGTGCCGCAGGAGACCGCGGGCATCACCGACGAGGCCGAGAAGGCCGCCAAGATCGAGCAGATCAAGGCCGATATCGAGCGCTTCCGCGAGATCGTGCTGAACGCCGAGGACGAGATCGAGATCGAGCCGGCCAAGGGCAACAAGCCGGCCAGGACCGTCAAGCGCCCCGGCGGCCTCTACATCATCGGCTCGGAGCGCCACGAGAGCCGCCGCATCGACAACCAGCTCCGCGGCCGCTCCGGCCGTCAGGGCGACCCCGGCCGCTCCAAATTCTTCCTGTCGCTGGACGATGATCTGATGCGGATCTTCGGCTCCGGCAAGCTCGACACCATGCTGACCCGGCTCGGCCTGAAGGAAGGCGAGGCGATCATCCATCCTTGGATCAACAAGGCGCTGGAGAAGGCGCAGCAGAAGGTCGAGGCGCGCAACTTCGACATCCGCAAGAACCTGCTGAAGTTCGACGACGTCCAGAACGATCAGCGCAAGGTGATCTTCGATCAGCGCATCGACCTGATGAAGGAAGAGAGCGTGGTCGAGACCGTCACCGACATGCGCCACACCTTCATCGAGGATCTGGTCAGCAAGCACGTGCCCGAGCACGCTTATGCCGAGCAGTGGGATGTCGCCGGCCTCAAGGAAGAGCTGAACCGCGTCGTCGGCCTCGATATTCCGGTCGACGAATGGGCCAAGGAAGAAGGCATCGCCGACGAAGAGCTGCTGACGCGGCTCGAGAAGGTGTTCGACGAGCACATGGCGGCGAAGGTGGCGCAATGGGGCCCCGACGTCATGCGCTACGCCGAGAAGAGCATCCTGCTGCAGACGCTCGATCATCTGTGGCGCGAGCATCTGGTGATGCTGGATCATCTGCGTCAGGTGATCGGCCTGCGTGGCTACGGCCAGCGCGACCCGCTGCAGGAATACAAGTCGGAGGCGTTCAACCTCTTCCAGGAGATGAGCGCGCATCTGCGCGAGGCGGTGACCGCGCAACTGATGCGGGTCGAGATCATCCCGCCGGAGCAGCCTCAGGAGCTGCCGCCGATGGAGGTCCACAAAATGGACCCCAACACCGGCGAAGACGAAATGGCGTTCGCCAATGTCTCGCTGGCGCCGGCCGACACCGCCGACAAGACCGCCCGCGACCCGAACCGCCCCGAGACCTGGGGCAAGGTCGGCCGCAACGAGGACTGCCCGTGCGGCTCCGGCAAGAAGTACAAGCACTGCCACGGCAGGTACGCGTAA
- the mutS gene encoding DNA mismatch repair protein MutS codes for MTIRPDIAPPPDTPVPAEPPAKVSPMMEQYHEIKAANPGLLLFYRMGDFYELFFEDAEIASRALGITLTKRGKHQGLDIPMCGVPVERSDDYLHRLIALGHRVAVCEQTEDPAAARARKSVVRRDVVRLITPGTLTEDTLLDARANNYLLAIARARGSSGADRIGLAWIDISTGEFSVTECATGELSATLARINPNEAIVSDALYSDAELGPSLRELAAVTPLTRDVFDSATAERRLCDYFAVATMDGLAALSRLEAAAAAACVTYVDRTQLGKRPPLSPPSREATGSTMAIDPATRANLELTRTLAGERRGSLLDAIDCTVTAAGSRLLAQRLAAPLTDAAAIAQRLDAVEAFVADGALREQIRSALRAAPDMARALARLSLGRGGPRDLAALCSGIRAADEVLQQLSQLAAPPQEIAAAMAALRRPSRDLFVELTRALADELPLLKRDGGFVRDGYEAALDETRKLRDASRLVVAAMQARYADESGVKGLKIRHNNVLGYFVEVTAQHGDRLMAPPLNATFIHRQTLAGQVRFTTAELGEIEAKIANAGDRALGLELEIFDRLAAMIDAAGDDLRAAAHAFALLDVATALAKLAVDDNYVRPEVDSSLAFAIEGGRHPVVEQALKRAGEPFIANACDLSPGPAQASGQIWLLTGPNMAGKSTFLRQNALIALLAQTGSFVPAGRARIGIVDRLFSRVGAADDLARGRSTFMVEMVETAAILNQAGERALVILDEIGRGTATFDGLSIAWAAIEHLHEQNRCRALFATHYHELTALSARLPRLFNATVRVKEWRGEVVFLHEVLPGSADRSYGIQVAKLAGLPASVVARAKSVLAKLEANDRGQPKALIDDLPLFAITARAPAEPSPPSEAEQLIAAVQALHPDELSPREALDALYALKAKLPKAD; via the coding sequence ATGACCATCCGCCCCGACATCGCTCCGCCACCCGACACACCCGTGCCCGCCGAGCCGCCGGCGAAGGTGTCGCCGATGATGGAGCAGTACCACGAGATCAAGGCCGCCAATCCCGGCCTCTTGCTGTTCTACCGGATGGGCGATTTCTACGAATTGTTCTTCGAGGACGCCGAAATCGCCTCGCGCGCGCTCGGCATCACGCTGACCAAGCGCGGCAAGCATCAGGGCCTCGACATCCCGATGTGCGGCGTGCCGGTCGAGCGCTCCGACGACTATCTGCACCGGCTGATCGCGCTCGGCCATCGCGTCGCGGTGTGCGAACAGACCGAGGACCCGGCCGCGGCGCGCGCCCGCAAGAGCGTGGTGCGCCGCGACGTGGTGCGGCTGATCACGCCCGGCACGCTGACCGAAGACACGCTGCTCGATGCCCGCGCCAACAACTATCTGCTGGCGATCGCCCGCGCCCGCGGCTCGTCCGGCGCCGACCGCATCGGGCTGGCCTGGATCGACATCTCGACCGGCGAATTCAGCGTCACCGAATGCGCCACCGGCGAACTCTCTGCGACGCTGGCGCGGATCAACCCGAACGAGGCGATCGTCTCGGATGCGCTGTACAGCGACGCCGAGCTCGGGCCGAGCCTGCGCGAACTCGCAGCCGTGACGCCGCTGACCCGCGACGTGTTCGACAGTGCCACCGCCGAGCGGCGGCTGTGCGATTACTTCGCGGTCGCCACCATGGACGGCCTCGCGGCGCTGTCGAGGCTGGAAGCCGCGGCGGCCGCCGCCTGCGTCACCTATGTGGACCGCACCCAGCTCGGCAAACGCCCGCCGCTGTCGCCGCCGTCGCGCGAGGCCACCGGCTCGACGATGGCGATCGATCCCGCCACCCGCGCCAATCTCGAACTGACGCGGACGCTCGCGGGCGAGCGTCGCGGCTCGCTGCTGGATGCGATCGACTGCACCGTCACCGCCGCCGGCTCGCGGCTGCTGGCGCAGCGCCTCGCCGCACCCCTGACCGATGCAGCCGCGATCGCCCAGCGGCTCGACGCGGTCGAAGCCTTCGTCGCCGACGGCGCATTGCGCGAGCAGATCCGCAGCGCGCTGCGCGCCGCGCCCGACATGGCCCGCGCGCTGGCGCGGTTGTCGCTCGGCCGTGGCGGCCCGCGCGATCTGGCGGCGCTGTGCAGCGGCATCCGTGCGGCCGACGAGGTGCTGCAACAGCTTTCGCAGCTCGCCGCACCGCCGCAGGAGATCGCCGCCGCGATGGCGGCGCTGCGGCGGCCGTCGCGCGATCTGTTCGTCGAACTGACGCGGGCGCTGGCCGACGAACTGCCGCTGTTGAAGCGCGACGGCGGCTTCGTCCGCGACGGCTACGAGGCCGCGCTCGACGAGACCCGCAAGCTGCGCGACGCCTCGCGCCTGGTGGTGGCGGCGATGCAGGCGCGCTACGCCGACGAGTCCGGCGTCAAGGGCCTGAAGATCCGGCACAACAACGTGCTCGGCTATTTCGTCGAGGTGACCGCGCAGCACGGCGACAGGCTGATGGCGCCGCCGCTCAACGCCACCTTCATCCATCGCCAGACGCTGGCCGGCCAGGTCCGCTTCACCACCGCCGAACTCGGCGAGATCGAGGCCAAGATCGCCAATGCGGGCGACCGCGCGCTCGGGCTCGAACTCGAGATCTTCGACCGCCTGGCCGCGATGATCGACGCCGCCGGCGACGATCTGCGCGCCGCCGCGCACGCCTTTGCGCTGCTCGACGTCGCCACCGCGCTGGCGAAGCTTGCCGTCGACGACAACTACGTGCGGCCGGAGGTCGACTCTTCGCTGGCGTTCGCGATCGAGGGCGGCCGGCATCCGGTGGTCGAGCAGGCGCTGAAGCGTGCGGGTGAGCCGTTCATCGCCAATGCCTGCGATCTGTCGCCGGGACCGGCGCAAGCCTCAGGGCAGATCTGGCTGCTGACCGGCCCCAACATGGCCGGTAAGTCGACCTTCCTGCGCCAGAACGCGCTGATCGCGCTGCTGGCGCAGACCGGCAGCTTCGTGCCGGCCGGTCGCGCCCGGATCGGGATCGTCGACCGGCTGTTCTCCCGCGTCGGCGCCGCCGACGACCTCGCCCGCGGCCGCTCCACCTTCATGGTCGAGATGGTCGAGACCGCCGCGATCCTCAACCAGGCCGGCGAGCGCGCGCTGGTGATCCTCGACGAGATCGGCCGCGGCACCGCGACCTTCGACGGCCTGTCGATCGCCTGGGCGGCGATCGAGCATCTGCACGAACAAAATCGATGTCGCGCGCTGTTCGCGACGCATTACCACGAGCTGACGGCGCTGTCGGCCAGGCTGCCGCGGCTGTTCAACGCCACCGTCCGGGTCAAGGAATGGCGCGGTGAGGTGGTGTTCCTGCACGAGGTGCTGCCGGGCTCGGCCGACCGCTCCTACGGCATCCAGGTCGCGAAACTCGCCGGGCTGCCCGCCTCCGTGGTGGCGCGGGCGAAATCGGTGCTGGCGAAACTCGAAGCCAACGACCGCGGCCAGCCCAAAGCCCTGATCGACGACCTGCCGCTGTTCGCCATCACCGCGCGCGCGCCCGCCGAACCGTCGCCGCCGAGCGAGGCCGAGCAATTGATCGCGGCGGTGCAGGCGCTGCACCCGGACGAGCTGAGCCCCCGCGAAGCGCTCGACGCGCTGTACGCGCTGAAGGCGAAGCTGCCGAAGGCAGATTGA
- a CDS encoding histidine kinase, producing the protein MPTLFRFLSVVAVIGGLIYGAIFALANFTSPKPREITVVVPQDKFLKK; encoded by the coding sequence ATGCCTACCTTGTTCCGCTTTTTGTCGGTCGTCGCGGTGATCGGCGGCCTGATCTACGGGGCCATCTTCGCACTCGCCAACTTCACCAGCCCGAAACCGCGGGAAATCACCGTGGTGGTGCCGCAGGACAAATTTCTCAAGAAATAG
- a CDS encoding L,D-transpeptidase family protein — protein MTRTPLLRALLASAAIAASAVLAGCNGDQMSLARNAKANQPVSPKLVAAMQDKNMDLQSPILVRLFKQEAELEVWKQDRSGVFALLKTYPICRWSGDLGPKIREGDRQAPEGFYSISPGQMNPQSSYYLSFNTGYPNAFDKSLGRTGSQLMVHGDCSSRGCYAMTDEQIAEIYALGRESFFGGQRAFQLQAYPFKMTPANFAKHRNNPNMAFWKMLKVGNDHFEVTRQEPKVDFCEQKYVFDAAPPPGSTRPLAFNASAKCPAYTVPADIADAVREKDHKDQTKLAELISKGTPVARLRTGIDGGMHQVFASKIPDASTGLSEADESPVSLAMERAPGTIPPTVNPPRPSDNLLQNAPETTTVAATSAPTTPRVASAAKDDIGGLLSGLSRRVGSGETTASTASPPSSPPQVITARRNETTPAPPRPQAAVPRSSETKQATGRPPLKPSVDTSATATRPSSTGTITGAAPVVSSNNFDSRFSAFR, from the coding sequence GTGACGAGAACTCCGCTGCTGCGCGCGCTGCTGGCCTCCGCCGCGATCGCCGCGAGCGCCGTGCTGGCCGGCTGCAACGGCGACCAGATGTCGCTCGCCAGAAACGCCAAGGCCAACCAGCCGGTGTCGCCCAAGCTGGTCGCCGCGATGCAGGACAAGAACATGGACCTGCAGTCGCCGATCCTGGTGCGGCTGTTCAAGCAGGAAGCCGAGCTCGAGGTCTGGAAGCAGGACCGCAGCGGCGTGTTCGCGCTGCTCAAGACCTACCCGATCTGCCGCTGGTCCGGCGATCTCGGCCCGAAGATCCGCGAGGGCGACCGCCAGGCGCCGGAAGGGTTCTATTCGATCTCGCCCGGCCAGATGAATCCGCAATCGTCCTATTACCTGTCGTTCAACACCGGCTATCCGAACGCGTTCGACAAGTCGCTGGGCCGCACCGGCTCCCAACTTATGGTGCACGGCGATTGTTCGTCGCGCGGCTGCTACGCGATGACCGACGAGCAGATCGCCGAGATCTACGCGCTGGGGCGGGAATCGTTCTTCGGCGGCCAGCGCGCGTTCCAGCTCCAGGCCTATCCGTTCAAGATGACGCCGGCGAACTTCGCCAAGCATCGCAACAATCCGAACATGGCGTTCTGGAAGATGCTGAAGGTCGGCAACGACCATTTCGAGGTGACACGGCAGGAGCCCAAGGTCGACTTCTGCGAACAGAAATACGTGTTCGACGCCGCGCCCCCGCCCGGCTCCACCAGGCCGCTGGCATTCAATGCGTCCGCCAAATGCCCGGCCTATACGGTCCCCGCCGACATCGCCGACGCGGTGCGCGAAAAGGACCACAAGGACCAGACCAAGCTCGCCGAACTGATCTCGAAGGGGACGCCGGTGGCGCGGCTGCGCACCGGGATCGACGGCGGCATGCATCAGGTGTTCGCCTCGAAGATCCCCGACGCTTCGACCGGCCTTTCCGAAGCCGACGAGAGCCCGGTATCGCTGGCGATGGAGCGTGCACCCGGCACCATCCCGCCGACGGTGAATCCGCCGCGGCCGTCCGACAATCTGCTGCAGAACGCGCCCGAGACGACGACCGTGGCCGCGACCTCTGCGCCGACGACACCGCGCGTCGCCTCGGCGGCGAAGGACGATATCGGCGGCCTGCTGTCCGGCCTGTCGCGCCGGGTCGGCAGCGGCGAGACCACCGCATCGACCGCATCGCCGCCGTCCTCGCCGCCGCAGGTGATCACCGCGCGGCGCAACGAAACCACACCCGCGCCGCCGCGGCCGCAGGCGGCCGTGCCGAGGTCGAGCGAGACCAAACAGGCCACCGGCCGGCCGCCGCTCAAGCCGTCGGTCGACACCAGCGCGACCGCAACCCGGCCGTCATCGACCGGCACGATCACCGGTGCCGCACCCGTCGTGTCGTCGAATAATTTCGACAGCCGGTTCTCGGCGTTCCGCTGA
- the xerD gene encoding site-specific tyrosine recombinase XerD, translating into MRKPRARFSPSASVPASEAERDTTPLRPASYSDAGLSELFLDMIAAEQGASANTIDAYRRDLADLSHYLGRRRKSIASADTEALRGYLADLDTRGFASSSVARRLSALRHLFRFLLSERIRVDDPAAILAGPKRGRGLPKVLSIADVDRLLSCARQEADAAEGPAGLRAARLYCLLEVLYATGLRVSELVSLPRTAARGDARMIVVRGKGDKERLVPLNSSAKQAMTRYLATAAAAEKAAAGNKKAAAVSKWLFPSFGESGHLTRQHFGRDLKELAMRAGLPPRLVSPHVLRHAFASHLLHNGADLRIVQTLLGHSDISTTQIYTHVVEDRLKSLVRDLHPLAEG; encoded by the coding sequence ATGCGAAAACCGCGAGCGAGATTCAGTCCTTCCGCCAGCGTCCCGGCCTCCGAGGCCGAACGGGACACCACGCCGCTGCGGCCCGCCTCCTATTCGGATGCCGGGCTGAGCGAGCTGTTTCTCGACATGATCGCCGCCGAACAGGGCGCTTCCGCCAATACCATCGACGCCTATCGCCGCGACCTCGCCGACCTCTCCCATTATCTCGGCCGCCGCCGCAAGAGCATCGCTTCCGCCGACACCGAGGCGCTGCGCGGCTATCTGGCCGATCTGGATACCCGCGGCTTCGCCTCGTCGAGCGTGGCCCGGCGGCTGTCGGCGCTGCGGCATCTGTTTCGATTCCTGCTGAGCGAGCGCATCCGGGTCGACGATCCGGCGGCGATCCTGGCCGGGCCGAAGCGTGGCCGCGGCCTGCCGAAAGTGCTGTCGATCGCCGATGTCGACCGCCTGCTGTCCTGCGCGCGGCAGGAGGCCGACGCCGCGGAGGGCCCGGCGGGACTTCGCGCCGCACGGCTGTATTGCCTGCTGGAAGTGCTGTACGCGACCGGGCTGCGGGTCTCCGAGCTGGTGTCGCTGCCGCGGACGGCGGCGCGGGGCGATGCCCGGATGATCGTGGTCCGCGGCAAGGGCGACAAGGAGCGGCTGGTGCCGCTCAATTCCAGCGCCAAGCAGGCGATGACGCGTTATCTCGCGACCGCCGCAGCCGCGGAGAAGGCTGCGGCGGGCAACAAGAAGGCCGCCGCCGTTTCGAAATGGCTGTTTCCGTCGTTCGGCGAGAGCGGCCATCTGACCCGGCAGCATTTCGGCCGCGACCTCAAGGAACTCGCCATGCGCGCCGGGCTGCCGCCGCGGCTGGTCAGCCCGCACGTGCTGCGCCACGCCTTCGCCAGCCATCTGCTGCACAACGGCGCCGATCTGCGGATCGTGCAGACGCTGCTCGGCCACAGCGACATCTCGACCACGCAGATCTACACCCATGTGGTCGAGGACCGGCTGAAAAGCCTGGTGCGCGACCTGCATCCGCTGGCGGAGGGCTGA
- a CDS encoding acetyl-CoA carboxylase carboxyltransferase subunit alpha codes for MSEPMRSYLDFEKPVAELDSKIDELRALAASGSDIHEEVAKIEEKAVQALNELYATLTPWQKTQVARHPQRPHCVDYIEALITEFTPLAGDRKFGEDEALIGGFGRFRGESICVIGQEKGSSTETRLKHNFGMARPEGYRKAVRLMEMADRFGIPVLSLVDTAGAYPGIGAEERGQAEAIARSTDACLSLGVPNVAVVIGEGGSGGAIAIATANKVLMLEHAIYSVISPEAASSILWRDGTKAQEAANSMKITAQDLLRFGVIDQILSEPKGGAHRDPAAMIATTGDAIAAAFAELGGLDPSAVRTKRRQKFLEIGRRLG; via the coding sequence ATGTCCGAGCCCATGCGCAGCTATCTCGACTTCGAAAAGCCGGTCGCGGAACTGGATTCCAAGATCGACGAATTGCGCGCGCTGGCGGCGTCCGGCAGCGACATCCACGAGGAAGTCGCCAAGATCGAGGAAAAGGCCGTCCAGGCGCTCAACGAGCTGTATGCGACGTTGACACCTTGGCAGAAGACCCAGGTGGCGCGGCATCCGCAGCGGCCGCATTGCGTCGATTACATCGAAGCACTGATCACCGAATTCACGCCTCTGGCCGGCGACCGCAAATTCGGCGAGGACGAGGCGCTGATCGGCGGCTTCGGCCGGTTCCGCGGCGAGAGCATCTGCGTGATCGGTCAGGAGAAGGGCTCCTCGACCGAGACCCGCCTCAAGCACAATTTCGGCATGGCGCGGCCCGAAGGCTACCGCAAGGCGGTCCGGCTGATGGAAATGGCCGACCGCTTCGGCATTCCGGTGCTGTCGCTGGTCGACACCGCCGGCGCCTATCCGGGCATCGGCGCCGAGGAGCGCGGCCAGGCCGAGGCGATCGCGCGCTCGACCGACGCCTGCCTGTCGCTCGGCGTGCCGAATGTCGCCGTGGTGATCGGCGAAGGCGGCTCCGGCGGCGCGATCGCGATCGCCACCGCCAACAAGGTGCTGATGCTCGAACACGCGATCTACAGCGTGATCTCGCCCGAAGCCGCCTCCTCGATCCTGTGGCGCGACGGCACCAAGGCGCAGGAAGCCGCCAATTCGATGAAGATCACCGCGCAGGATCTGCTGCGGTTCGGGGTGATCGACCAGATCCTGTCCGAGCCGAAGGGTGGCGCCCACCGCGACCCGGCGGCAATGATCGCCACCACCGGCGACGCCATCGCGGCGGCCTTCGCCGAACTCGGCGGCCTCGATCCCAGCGCGGTCCGCACCAAGCGCCGGCAGAAATTCCTGGAAATCGGCCGCAGGCTCGGCTGA
- a CDS encoding peptidylprolyl isomerase, translated as MTPASPAARSALRSGIIGAAATGCLAFALLASPMARAQDADPVLAKVNGAEIRQSDVALAEEELGASLAQMDPATKKENVLAFLIDMKIVAKAAEDKKIADRPEFKKRLDFARNRLLMDDLLGVQGKAATTDEAMKKVYEDAAKQISGEQEVHARHILVETEDEAKAVAEELKKGADFAELAKKKSKDPGASDGGDLGFFTKDQMVPEFSAVAFALEPGKISDPVKSQFGWHIIKVEEKRNRKPPTFDQVRPQIEQYVTRKAQSDYVAQLRQAAKVERLDKPAEPAAAPADAAKPADPAAKAPAKK; from the coding sequence ATGACCCCTGCGTCACCCGCAGCCCGATCGGCCCTGCGCTCCGGCATCATCGGCGCGGCCGCGACCGGTTGTCTCGCTTTTGCGCTGCTCGCGAGCCCGATGGCGCGCGCCCAGGACGCCGACCCGGTGCTGGCAAAGGTGAACGGCGCCGAGATCCGTCAGAGCGACGTCGCGCTCGCCGAGGAAGAACTCGGCGCGAGCCTGGCGCAGATGGACCCGGCGACCAAGAAAGAGAACGTGCTGGCGTTCCTGATCGACATGAAGATCGTCGCCAAGGCCGCCGAAGACAAGAAGATCGCCGACCGCCCGGAATTCAAGAAGCGGCTCGACTTCGCCCGCAACCGCCTGCTGATGGACGATCTGCTCGGCGTTCAGGGCAAGGCCGCGACCACCGACGAGGCGATGAAGAAGGTCTATGAGGACGCCGCCAAGCAGATTTCCGGCGAGCAGGAAGTCCACGCCCGCCACATCCTGGTCGAGACCGAGGACGAGGCCAAGGCGGTCGCCGAGGAACTGAAGAAGGGCGCCGACTTCGCCGAGCTGGCGAAGAAGAAGTCGAAGGATCCGGGCGCCTCCGACGGCGGCGACCTCGGTTTCTTCACCAAGGACCAGATGGTGCCGGAATTCTCCGCGGTGGCATTTGCGCTGGAGCCCGGCAAGATCTCCGACCCGGTGAAGAGCCAGTTCGGCTGGCACATCATCAAGGTCGAGGAGAAGCGCAACCGCAAGCCGCCTACCTTCGACCAGGTCAGGCCGCAGATCGAGCAGTACGTCACCCGCAAGGCGCAGTCGGACTACGTCGCCCAGCTCCGCCAGGCCGCCAAGGTCGAGCGGCTCGACAAGCCGGCCGAGCCGGCCGCTGCCCCCGCCGACGCGGCGAAGCCCGCTGACCCCGCCGCCAAGGCGCCGGCGAAGAAGTAA